The following are encoded in a window of Euwallacea fornicatus isolate EFF26 chromosome 21, ASM4011564v1, whole genome shotgun sequence genomic DNA:
- the LOC136345773 gene encoding DNA translocase FtsK-like, whose protein sequence is MKFLVALSCVLGLAMGQGYQGDPRTAAIVAEQRYLGGDGRFGATYTQEDGVNFKEESEADGTRRGSYSYVDPNGQRHTISYTAGKHGFMATGDGIPQPLPTTLPVAPQPQYQPQAQYNPPDYRPPQPQPQYNPQPQYQPQPQQYQPQPQPQYQPQPQYQPQPQYQPQYRPQPSTYSTTPAPHRFYPPGKLSLNRSPDGFSYSFNKA, encoded by the exons GTCGCTCTGTCGTGTGTGCTGGGACTGGCCATGGGCCAAGGCTACCAAGGCGACCCCAGGACTGCCGCTATTGTAGCCGAACAGAGGTACCTGGGAGGAGACGGCCGCTTTGGCGCCACCTATACTCAAGAGGACGGAGTCAATTTTAAAGAGGAAAGTGAGGCTGACGGTACCCGCAGGGGCAGCTACTCCTATGTGGACCCAAACGGTCAAAG GCACACAATCAGTTACACTGCGGGCAAGCACGGATTCATGGCAACTGGAGACGGAATTCCTCAGCCGCTCCCCACGACCCTGCCTGTAGCCCCGCAGCCCCAATACCAGCCCCAAGCCCAGTACAATCCCCCGGATTACCGCCCTCCTCAACCTCAGCCTCAGTACAATCCTCAGCCTCAATACCAACCGCAACCCCAGCAATATCAACCTCAACCTCAACCTCAGTATCAACCGCAGCCACAATACCAACCCCAGCCGCAATACCAGCCTCAATACAGGCCTCAACCCTCGACCTATTCCACCACTCCAGCCCCTCACAGGTTCTACCCACCAGGTAAACTGTCTTTGAACAGATCTCCTGATGGTTTCAGCTACTCCTTCAACAAGgcttaa